The following nucleotide sequence is from Carassius gibelio isolate Cgi1373 ecotype wild population from Czech Republic chromosome A24, carGib1.2-hapl.c, whole genome shotgun sequence.
tccaggtaaggggcggagtccggcagCCGCACGCGCTCCCTTCTTCGGTCCGGGGCGTGAGGGACGGCGGCTTCTTCTAGCAGTTGCATCCTTCTTGTCGGCCGAGGTGCTTGCAGGTGATGGACGGCCGGGCATCCTGTCCTGTCGGCCGTGTAAATGGGTGCAGTTCTCGTCCAGATCGCAGGTCCGGCGGCTCACGTctctggtggcgcgggagtccctcatcGCACCCTTCCtgaacccacgaggacaccagtgtgcatgcacggggaagagaccagTCTCTCGAGGAGAGGCACATTGGGCTTTTCAACAGCGgcagtgatgaggctccattcacatcacatcacatcccaATCACACACTGCCAACCCTGGCTCATCCAGCGCTcctcctctctctcacacacacactcctgtcgGGAgactggtgaagggcggcgatttaagACGGGGTGCCGATGATAACCAGGGAGGAgacagctgactcgtcacagtaggaaatgtacaaaatatcttcatggaacatgatctctacttaatatccttatgttttttggcataaaaaataaaataaaacaataattttgacccatacaatgtatttttgggctattgttacaaatatacctTAGCGACTTAAAGAGTTGTTTTGTtgcccagggtcacatatatttaaTCAGTCTAAGCATTCACTGGGAATCGAACCCTGTTTGAGCTACAGGTATGCTCTCCTTTTAACTCCTGAAACTCTTTAAAACATCCCATCAATCAGTTCATTAAAATGACTTTACCTTCTTCGCTTTATTTGCAGGTGGTGACAAGTAGTCTGATGGCAGTGCTAAGGATCGGGCCTGAGAAGATGCAGATGACAAAGCAAAAGTGTCATATCTCATATTTAAACCGTGTTATATGTTGTGCTGTGTGAAAAGTGATGGTTTGTAACCTGCGAGGCTGTGAGAGCTTCCAGCGTGTGTAGCCTCTCTAAGACACTCTGCATGTCGTCCTGCAGTCTGGCCAGAGCACAGATTATCTGTTCGTTTAGATTCTGTGTTACAGATCCATCCGCCCCCCAGCGCTCCCCATCTCCCCCACTGCCCTGCTGCGGCCCCGCTGACCCGGAGCCCAAGGCAGGTGACCTGGACCCTGATACACAGGATAAGCAACTGCAATATGTGCAAACAGCTCAAACATTCATTGACAGATTAATGAAACAACGTTTCCAAAAAACTCATTTACTTGAGGACTCCAGCTCGGTTTCAAAACCTAGAGATCATTTTAAGTTAACGTGCACTCACAATGCATAGGTCATATGTTGTCATGaaagtttatatatttgtatatgcaCCATGTAGTTGTTAACTAAGCAACATGTCAACATCATTTGATGAGAATACATAGCATATGCATACAGTTGAACTCTTAGTCTTTGACAGCCTAGTAGAATACAGTTAGAAGGCATTGAAAATTCAATATACCGGGGGCAAAGTCTTTTATTTATATCCTATAAGCAATCTAGTGAGCGAGCTATTTTGTTGCTAAATCTTAGCATGATAACAAATATGATTGATTATAcacagttcaataaaaaaaaaaaaagtgtatataggGAGTATTTTTAAGTTTAGCTTTTAGTTTTGGAtctgtttttagttattttaatactacaatcgattgcttctgttgtccccacttgtaagtcgctttggataaaagcgtctgataaatgactGAAGAAACTtcaatttatcatttcatttcaatATCACACACCCCTAGTCTCCAGTGGTTTGTAGTTGTGCTGTCTCATCAGTTTCTTTTTTTGGGCTATATAACCACAGGCTGGGCTAGCGTTGCCACTTTGCAGACAAACAAATCATCACATAAAAAGGTGCATCTGCAGTGCATAGGGAGTAGGAAAACCGGGCTGCATGCATACAGTGCGTGCACGTATGCATATCCCAGCATATGCATAAAAGCCGAAATATGATTTGGCCAGAACAGAAGCAGTAGTAGCCAATAGAAGAAGGCTAGCAAGGTTTAGAAACCGAGCTTGTATATGATTGCTGTGGTTTGTACCTCTTTCCCTCCTGACCACAGAACTGTTACTTCTATTCACAGGAAGTCCCTGTCTCTGAGAACCTCCTCTGCTGCTCCAACCGTCTTCTCCGCCGTGCTGTACGCCTTCCTCCCGTCCCAGCAGTTCCTCTTGTGATCTGATCTCTCCTGAGGAGGACAGTGTGCTGTGGCTCTCCTCGGCCACGTCCAGTGAGCGGCTGACGTGTAGCTCAGATCCCTGGATACCAGTAACAAAAGCATGCATTTTGAGAAACCATTGCAGAGGAGAGGATGGGGTaccatttcaataggaatccatgcAGCTGGGACTTTCGCGTGAGGGCAAAAGATTTACCAATGCAGATTTCACAAGTTCTAttaaacctgtatgcatttctttcttctgctgaacacaaaagaagatattttaaagaatgtgggtaaccaaacagtttgtggtccccattgacttccatagtattttataGTATCTTACCTTCCCAGCATCAAGTTATTTCTGAATCAGATATCATGTAAGCATAGACTGTAATCTACTTACTTCTTCTCCACAAAACTGGTCGACAGAGTCACAGAACACCTCACTGTCCGAATCACTGGCCACATGGTGAGAACTGGACACGTCTTCTGTTTCATACATATAAAGAGAGTGATTGAGATCTACTGCTATGTCCTAGATCTTAGTCGGTGTCCTTCTCCTCACCTCTGATGTGTCCATTGAGCTCAATGACGTCTCTGTTGTGGTTGATGCTTTCAGAGTCTTCTTCTGACTCCTGCCTCTTCAGATCAGACTTAGACTCGTGCGCTCCATTGGTAAGGACTTTATGTTGGCTCATACTCCCATTAGAAAATGGTTCTCTAGGTCTCCCCGCAGAAGCCCTTTTCTTTGGTTGTGAGgctaaaaagaacaaaacaacaagCATGTATAATTAATACATGTGTTATAAAGGAAAATGTAGTGGCACTTACCAATGCAAAACTGCTCATGATACTGTATGGTTGCTAAGGCATGGCTAGGAAGTTGCTAGGTGGTTGGTAGGTACTGTGCAAAGCCCAACTATAATCTAGAATTTGTTTCTATATATGATTTATGTCTctttatggaattacatttgtttcaatactaatgaacgaaactttataaaactaaagtaactttttcagaaactatcaaaaatatggctttacaaaagaagaaaaaaacataatgaaaattaaaaaaattaacttggtcgcacaaatttaacaggctcttcaaatatgcttcattatttgttactttttttcaaagattcgttttcggCAATCGTGGATTCTaaattcattgccacagattttgcttacggttcgcagtttttcgtttggtgttttgacacaaacttctcgtggtttgtgtcaaaacaccaaacgaaaaactgcgaagcaAAAGCGAAATCTGTTGCAATGAATTCAGAATTTagtgtgttaattttttttcatttttattgtgtttttcttcttttgtaatggcatatttttgatagtttctgaaaaagttaagtTCCGTTTTATTaagtttcgttcattattattgaaacaaatgtaattccatatccCTCCTTCAGTGCTTGACTATTCAAGACTATTCAACTCTGAAAGATGCTGTCTTTGCCAAAAGTTTGCAGGTGAAAATTGTCCATTGCATGTGGTTAATTTCAAtttacacagaagtcactttaaaACCAAGCAGATTTCTGTCGATCAGTTTGGCAAATCTGCATAATCAGCTTGAACCTGTTGCAAAATCTGCACAGCAATAGTAACAGTAATATTGAACATTTACCTTTCTTCACTTCTTTaacctcctcttcttcatctttctcctcttcctcctcattaTCATCTTCTCcgtcttccgtgtctgttgaTTTAGTCTTTGGAGTTTCTGCGGTTTTGACGGGGTAACTGTCCAGGCTGCCGTTCATCTCCATCGTCCTGATGATGCTTTTTGTGACACTTTTGGGTGGTGAAGTTAGCATGCTCCCAAATCCTGGAGACAACAACAATACGCATGTAAGATGATGCACTGAGGATACGCTCTGAAACTTCTAAATATGCACACTTTCTAAAAGGTCTGTTCTTTCAGGACTCTTTCACAAAAAGCTGTACTGGTAAACACTAGAACCCAATAGAGAACCTGGAAATCTACACTAATAACAGCAGTGAGTGAACCACTGGGAAACACCTGGACTATGGCACTAAGGGCACAGACCACTGGGAGAACACACTGCTATTCACTTGCCTTCGAGTTGCCTAGCAAATCTTTCCAAGCGGGCTGAACGTGAAACAAAGGGGTACTTAGTTAATTAAGGTTAACAAGATTTTATAGTTATTTACAGCACATGCACATTAGAGTTAATGTAGGAGCTCAGTAAGATTACGTTATTCtcagcaagactgcatttattttatcaataaaaatatgatcttaaatattgtgaaatacaattACAGTTTCAAATAACTTGTAATATATATCATAAGCCCCtgtcacactgcgattccggcaaatacacgggtaaagtgttccggcagttgttcccgggtcgctagatttggcactttcacactgccagtgattacctgggatatgtgcgtgctttcacacacaaccgtaaagatcctgtaacgacacgtgacatcagggcgtgacgtgtaatgtatgagtttAAAATGTTaggcatgttatactttcactCAAGCTAGTAaacgatctcagcgtcagcgcgtaaagtgaggaacaaactgatctctgcttcattacagtttgcacgtATTTTTTTGTCGTGAAAGTTGTTATTCCTTCagaacagccggtaaaagagtcgcgcgataacgtgcgtcatcacttcgacatggCATtcgatctggcttttgttcacacagcgctcgtctcGGGACTGAACCcgccaatgttactaggtccccgacccgggttcaatgcagGAATCAATCCCGAGATCATGGGGGGAGTTTGGGGGGGCTAAGGGGGGCACTGCCTTgtgctttgaaaaataaaaataaatacagaattcatattttctaattttatttgtcCTATCTTAGAATTTTTTTGGATATAATGAGTAAgtttagaattaattatttttaattactatatTGAAAAATAAGCTTATTTTGATGGACTTCAAAGTATTGCGGTAAGTTACGTGATTGGACTCTTCTTGTTCTGTTCCCGCTTTAGTCCAAATGCTAGATAAACAAAATGGACATGCGTCGTTTTTTTAATAAACCCACTAGTAAAATTGTGGAGTTTTCTAACTGTGGCACTTCAACCATCAATTCCACTGCTGCTACTGACACAGCAACCGAGgacggtgtagcagtcgattctgctCCCCTCTGAATGTCTGTCCCTCGGGTTGCCAGatccgtgtaataaacccaaccaaatagttaatcaaacatttcccaaagtagcctaaattccacGGATTTGAACATACCCGCATGCAAATGCACCAAACACAcatggatgtaaggaaagcaaaaacgGACAcatttcttgctacactgcagcatagtaaaatgattctcacactcccgtttaggttcttttttttttaattattcatcttACAGTTGTtctgttatttttgtcttatgtttttacatttcaagttgaaaaacctctcatcttaaatttattttcaagcttaagatttaggacggtattttgaactatttgacttgccgtacatccagtcacgcttccaacgcacgctagttctgatcgtacgtatagtaactcggcaactatgcaagaattgtagtatgtttgcgtaaagggaaacagacattccgaggggaacagaatcgactgctacaccgcaTCTGCTGGTAGGTGCCCCCCCACGCACAAAAGTGAAACTCCGCCTATGCCCGAGATGTGTtcgctttcacacagaaggcgacccggcaatgttccggcaatttgccgagtccgacgtgcagtgtgaaaggggctataatgtaatttagctggattttcagcatctattactccagtcttcaatgtctcatgatccttcataaatcattctaagtccttgctaattaaaaaaacaaataataataaacactgatTTTTGTCCTTGtgtcaaattaattattaaagacTTTTGACCTTAGACTTTATAAGAAACATTGTTCATTTAATGTGACATTTAatttgactttctacaacttgaTTTCTGTTTAGTTTGAACTGATGCTATAGCTACGCCTTTATTACTTTAGATTTAtagaaaaactatattttatgGATACTTCTTACAAATAAATGTCCATTCGTATTTAAATCCAAATTTAACagcataaaaagtaacaaaagaaTTAACGATTATatgattaatttagttttaagtttgtacatttacttatttaatttgttaGTTAATTTAcacgtgtgtgtgagtttgtatatatatatatatatatatatatatatatatatatatatatatataatatcttgaGATATTGCATGACATTTTTCCAAATTTTCCCTAAAATATTCTCAATACCATTTAAGCAACATAATTGAATGCTTAAAATGTGTGGAAAAgcatactttttaaatgcatcatttttgTGCGATTCACCGTGAGGGCGCTGTTGTTCAGATTACCTGTGCTCAACTCGGACACTTGCGTTATCTTTCTCTTGTCATCAACGAGCTCATAGAAGGGTCCAATGACCCGCAGAAGCTCCTCGACCTCATCTGTTACAGGCATACTTTCCAGGATCTATTCAGCAAAGTTCAACAAACCATCACATTAAACCATACAACATTTtcaaacactgcaaaaaaaaaaaaaaaaaaaagggaaacgtTCTACCATTTTCAAATCTTCCACGTAGGCCGCCATTGCGTCCTCCTTTGGCATTTCCCCAAGAGAATTCCACGCATCCCTAAAATGCAAGCAGGAAAGTTCAACAGGAACTTTGCTCTGATAAGCTTGTCAACACTGATGTTGTCATCTCACAGTCAACTGAAACTCTGGCAGCGGTTTGCACATTTCAAAACAACTCTCAGATGCATGTATAAAAAGATAGAAGAACGCAACTAGTATGAAGCATAGTTAAATGGTCTGTGTAGAAAACCATCTGACTCTCGGTTACATTAAATAGACTTTAAAATAGATTTGTGTTATTGCAGAAGTACAAATGCAGAACTTTCAGTTAGTTACTAATAAAACAAATCTGATGTGTTACTGATACTGATCTGTTATCTCAATGAACTTTCAACAGTTATGGACACTGGTCTATATGCTGTGAACTCATTTAAAggggaagtgtgtcatttttgcaACACTGGCAGCAACAAATGCAACTGCAAAAATAGACTGGtttcaaactgattttcaaaCACATCCCTTGTCTGTCATTGGTTTAACATGTAGTCCatccccaaactcacaccatggAGCCTTTTCACAAGACTGTGATGACGTGTTTCAACGATCATCGGCATTGTAAATCCCCCAAAGTTTTTTTGTACCttccttttcttttaaatgtatgaacATTTATAACACTACACTTTGTTTATTATATCACCTTTGcgtcaaattacaaaaaaaaaccctAGTTAACGCTAATGCAAGGTGTTTCTGATACAGTGTCTATGGGAGTGACGATTCATTTGACGTTGTTCTCTCTACTGACTGCgtctttctcttttgttttcctttttttgatAGTCAAGAAAACACTATTAtcttttgctatttgagcaaattggaatgcaaaatatatatttgttgtagtTTCCCATTCACTGCTATAGACGTTTACTCAACTATGACGACTTCTGCAGCTGAGAGAACcggaaatgtgaaaaagctccATTGGTTGAGCCATAATCTAACTTGAGAGAGCAAACAGAGCAGTGCTTTGGAAATGCTCACATTGTTTGCGCTCTTTAGAAAGCCAACTACTTTTAATAAACTGGAATATAAGAGAAAAAATAAACCCCAGGTTTAAGAATTAATAACAATCTTAACTAAAACTTTCTTCATGAATTCAGAAATCTGGACGTTTAGCAGGTTCAATACCATTTGGCTTTTCCAACGGGGTCCCAGAATCCTGGACGGGGAATGTTGCAGGGGCCTTGTGTCGCTTGCTTGTAGTAGCTATAAAATTTCAGCATCATGTTATGCGAAGGCTGAAATGAACCTGGAGGGGAaagaaaatcaatatttttatattatagaattgtgtgtattaagaaatatttaatattttagatttgttatatctatctatctatctatctagagtTGATTTGTTGATTTCTCAAATTTTATATTTAGGTGGAAATCCAAAGAAGATCCAGCTTAATAGGTTTAGCCTAATTTATTTAAGATTTCATTTAAACCATTaagttttatttgattaatgtctgaATTTATTAGGATAAATGAAGatatcagtctctctctctctctctctctctctctctgtcacacacacacacacaagaaaatatatttttataagcattccttatgttgttttaaacacTCTTAGGTCATAATGCACAATAATGTcgtgaacataattatttaaatatatatatatgcttaagtgtttcacaaacacaaaataaataacatttttttttgggggggggaaaCTATACCAGAAATTCCATTTTCACATCTTGAATATCTCTTGGATGTTGTCTTATGGTAATAAATCACGTGACACGCAGAGTGATATGAATTTACTGTGGGTTAATCGCGTTGACCGTGGAAACCAGtgataatctgttttttttttattattattattattatgaaactgTAGAGATCACATGAAAGTAGGTGAGGGTTCGTGCACTGCTGATATATAACATCATAAAAACGTCTTCtagatgtaaatgtaatataacacACAATACACTGTCTAAATGACTGTGACATTTACTCACCGTTTGAAGGTAAATTCTGGATGACTTTGACAGCAGCATTGAACCTCTGCTCGTAGACTAGCTTGATGTCAGCCTCCATCATGACAATCTAACCGTTACAGCAGGATCGAGATCAAACCTGCCAGCAaagttcataataataataatcggttGATATCATGCATGTTCTTAGCATCATTCCACAGTTACAGTAAACCCAAGCTACAAGTTAACGAGACTGTTATGATTTCAAAAGAAGTAAACAAAGCCAAAAACAATCCAATTCTTCTCGACAAATCCTGAAGGACAAACAAGACACGACTGAAAGTGCagtgaaaataatttattgtaatatcTCTATGTCAAATTGCATTCGAAATGATCGAAACGACGTCAAAACAAAGCACGAGCATTTGATACTTTACCATTTGCTGCTCTACCTGCTTTACTGGACACTACGAGCTCATGAATACCTGACAGCCGACATACGAAAGCCTTCCTTGGGTGGTTACAGGGTATTGTAGTTCTTTTAGAGAACGCATTGCCATTAAGTCTTGCAACAACGACATTTAAATCCTACAAATACAATAATTCTTTATCGACACGCGTAATGTCCTGGGTAATGTAGTTCACCGAGGTAAGCTTACCCAATAGAGT
It contains:
- the LOC127946435 gene encoding acyl-CoA-binding domain-containing protein 5A isoform X1 gives rise to the protein MMEADIKLVYEQRFNAAVKVIQNLPSNGSFQPSHNMMLKFYSYYKQATQGPCNIPRPGFWDPVGKAKWDAWNSLGEMPKEDAMAAYVEDLKMILESMPVTDEVEELLRVIGPFYELVDDKRKITQVSELSTGFGSMLTSPPKSVTKSIIRTMEMNGSLDSYPVKTAETPKTKSTDTEDGEDDNEEEEEKDEEEEVKEVKKASQPKKRASAGRPREPFSNGSMSQHKVLTNGAHESKSDLKRQESEEDSESINHNRDVIELNGHIREDVSSSHHVASDSDSEVFCDSVDQFCGEEGSELHVSRSLDVAEESHSTLSSSGEIRSQEELLGREEGVQHGGEDGWSSRGGSQRQGLPVNRSNSSVVRRERGSRSPALGSGSAGPQQGSGGDGERWGADGSVTQNLNEQIICALARLQDDMQSVLERLHTLEALTASQARSLALPSDYLSPPANKAKKKPSWWPFDVSPGTVVFAVIWPFVVQWLIRLYVQRRRRFGSSCCRRIN
- the LOC127946435 gene encoding acyl-CoA-binding domain-containing protein 5A isoform X2, producing MMEADIKLVYEQRFNAAVKVIQNLPSNGSFQPSHNMMLKFYSYYKQATQGPCNIPRPGFWDPVGKAKWDAWNSLGEMPKEDAMAAYVEDLKMILESMPVTDEVEELLRVIGPFYELVDDKRKITQVSELSTGFGSMLTSPPKSVTKSIIRTMEMNGSLDSYPVKTAETPKTKSTDTEDGEDDNEEEEEKDEEEEVKEVKKASQPKKRASAGRPREPFSNGSMSQHKVLTNGAHESKSDLKRQESEEDSESINHNRDVIELNGHIRDVSSSHHVASDSDSEVFCDSVDQFCGEEGSELHVSRSLDVAEESHSTLSSSGEIRSQEELLGREEGVQHGGEDGWSSRGGSQRQGLPVNRSNSSVVRRERGSRSPALGSGSAGPQQGSGGDGERWGADGSVTQNLNEQIICALARLQDDMQSVLERLHTLEALTASQARSLALPSDYLSPPANKAKKKPSWWPFDVSPGTVVFAVIWPFVVQWLIRLYVQRRRRFGSSCCRRIN
- the LOC127946435 gene encoding acyl-CoA-binding domain-containing protein 5A isoform X3, which codes for MMEADIKLVYEQRFNAAVKVIQNLPSNGSFQPSHNMMLKFYSYYKQATQGPCNIPRPGFWDPVGKAKWDAWNSLGEMPKEDAMAAYVEDLKMILESMPVTDEVEELLRVIGPFYELVDDKRKITQVSELSTGFGSMLTSPPKSVTKSIIRTMEMNGSLDSYPVKTAETPKTKSTDTEDGEDDNEEEEEKDEEEEVKEVKKASQPKKRASAGRPREPFSNGSMSQHKVLTNGAHESKSDLKRQESEEDSESINHNRDVIELNGHIREDVSSSHHVASDSDSEVFCDSVDQFCGEEGSELHVSRSLDVAEESHSTLSSSGEIRSQEELLGREEGVQHGGEDGWSSRGGSQRQGLPVNRSNSSVVRRERGSRSPALGSGSAGPQQGSGGDGERWGADGSVTQNLNEQIICALARLQDDMQSVLERLHTLEALTASQARSLALPSDYLSPPANKAKKKPSWWPFDVSPGTVVFAVIWPFVVQWLIRLYVQRRRRRIN